One genomic segment of Choristoneura fumiferana chromosome Z, NRCan_CFum_1, whole genome shotgun sequence includes these proteins:
- the LOC141440107 gene encoding enkurin, whose protein sequence is MSLVEIVSHNEVIYTILDKPPPEPPKTPRYQSALEKQLKETKIPQLRRTFGYAEVPVSPPDKFLKKGEGIGQPVKKSDHKHYTTGDLPPVPRRPPPGKKPEKPKVNFRVVNIKKAIKVKGRPVEPRLVDTRDGHTKKIKGSGEVPEYCLRPDFGQMPAYLVKRNRRIQRALDAIRYAEENKESLCKQIADEERQKLLDDLKLNWQLMQKAFLQLPMLTDTPPKILKKAKMEQELKQLEKDILLVESNPYIYVYD, encoded by the exons ATGTCACTAGTAGAAATTGTAAGCCATAACGAAGTTATTTACACGATACTTGATAAGCCGCCTCCGGAACCTCCAAAAACTCCCAG ATACCAATCAGCACTTGAAAAGCAGCTGAAGGAAACCAAAATCCCACAGCTGCGTCGTACTTTTGGCTACGCTGAGGTGCCTGTCAGTCCGCCTgacaagtttttaaaaaaaggcGAGGGCATAGGGCAGCCTGTCAAGAAGTCTGACCACAAGCATTATACCACTGGTGATCTACCGCCCGTGCCGCGGCGACCGCCGCCCGGTAAGAAACCTGAGAAGCCGAAGGTCAACTTTAGAGTTGTGAATATCAAGAAGGCTATTAAGGTCAAAGGGAGACCAGTGGAACCACG GTTGGTTGATACCCGGGATGGCCACACAAAGAAGATCAAAGGCTCCGGGGAAGTGCCGGAGTACTGTCTGCGGCCGGACTTCGGCCAAATGCCGGCTTACCTTGTCAAACGTAACCGTCGGATACAACGCGCTCTGGACGCAATTCGCTACGCCGAAGAGAACAAAGAGAGTCTGTGCAAGCAGATTGCGGACGAAGAGCGGCAGAAGCTTCTGGAT GATCTGAAGCTCAACTGGCAGTTGATGCAGAAGGCTTTTCTGCAGCTACCAATGCTCACTGATACTCCACCGAAGATACTGAAGAAAGCGAAAATGGAGCAAGAGCTGAAACAACTAGAGAAAGACATACTCCTCGTCGAGTCCAACCCGTACATTTATGTGTATGACTGA